Sequence from the Lacerta agilis isolate rLacAgi1 chromosome 6, rLacAgi1.pri, whole genome shotgun sequence genome:
GTGTGTTACTGGAACTACGTATGGCCTTTCATTAAATAGGGTGGGGCTGTATGAGTAAGAGGCATTGCAGAAACTCTCCAACTAGTTTAGCACCTTTTGCTATACACATCATAGAGTAGAGAATGAGAGCTTCTCCTAAACATGCAAATGTTGCTGCAGTGGTGCACATTCACTGAAAGCATGGAAGCATCGTGGCATTATCTAATGCTGGCTTTTTAAtatgatcatagaatcagaatcgtagagttggaagggacccaagggtcatctagtccaactccctgcaatgcaggaatctcagctatagcatccattacagatgaccatccaccatctgctttaaaacctccaaggaaggagagtccacaacctccggagggagaccattccactgccaaagtcgtcttactgtcagaaagtttttccatatgttcaGTTGAACATCCATGAGTATTGCATCCATGTACAAAATACTGTCCAGTCTTAGATAGAAAAATCCAGCACTGCCATTGGTTGGACTGGAGTAGGCAATGACCACCTGGTCATATATTTACAGCTCAATACTTGTCACTTAGAAGAAAGTCTCACTGATGTGAGTGGAACTTAACTTTGAAGTAGCTCACAATTTATTGTGTTAAACTTAGGTGCAGAATAGTAACCCTAAAATTATGAGGACCTGTTTTCAATAGGTATAGAGTTCTTTATCTCACAAGCTATGTTTTCAGTTCAGTCCTAATCCTTGAACCTGTGCTGCTGAAGGGGCTTAGGGTAAGGCAGTTGGCAGAGTGCTGGAACTGAGGTCTCTGCTGTACCCAGCAGGGAAGGAAGCTACCACTAGCAATCAGAAAGCCCCAAAACAAGGCAAGCACAAACTTttgaaaatgcataaataagtattttaaaacaaGGCAAGTGCACAGCTGCTTTGGATCCTAGGATTCAAAGCCTCAGGAATCCCACAAGGGGCTTGATTCTCAGCTGCACCAGCCTAGAGTTcagttaccaaaaaaaaaaaaaaagctagaacACCTACCCGGACTGGTGCAAGCTGCAGGGTTGCAGATGTGGTTCTAGATCTGCTATTCTGCTTTGCTGCAGGCTGGGGTTGACTGAGTTTGCTTTGTTAGAAAGCTTAGGTGTGTTCTTTGTTCATAGTTAAGATACATTTTCCCCTTCTCCACTGGTAGAAAAGTTTTTGTAAAATAACTGACATTTTTCCATACTCTGTTTAACTGTATCATAGGTTGAAAAGCCACTGCCTGTTCAGTCAAGTAAAAAGGGGGGATTTTATTAAGCAAAGTTAACATAGGTAAATTCAAGAGGACTAACTTTTTGTtacaacaaacagaaaaacagTTGTATGACACTTAAACAGATTTATATCAAAGTTTGCCATTTCTGTTCTGAAGCCCTTGTCTTTATCAGCCCTAGTCTTTATCAGTGGGCCACTTGAGAAAAGGAGATGGGAACTTTCTGGCAAGATCTGTCTCTCCACACTACTTTTTAACTGTGGTAGCTTGGCAAGTGGAGAGGCCAGGTAGCACATTTCAGTTGGCTTGATTTGGACCAGGGATTGCCATTTGCTGATCCATGGACTATCTCAGACTGATGCAGCTGAAAATCAAATGTGGGTGAGGAGTTCTTTTGCCAGGAAGTCAGCAATACTTGAAGTTTTGTTTCATTctctgggtataaataataatttatcttatggttaattttctttttcacattACCTCCTTCATATAGACAGTTAATTGGAGAAGGATCACCCTTCATTTCAATGTGTTGTTTGGCTTAGTTGCTTGAGTTACATAGCTTTTACCCAAACTACACCATCTATCAGGCAGGGAAGTTCTTCACTCCTTTCTGTTTGTGGCACATTTATATTATAGGGAGTGGTCGTGGAACCATTCAGGCATGTTACAATTGTATGATAAGTTGGAAGGAAATGTTCTGCCCTGTTCATTCTAATAAAACTAAGTGTTAAAACAAAGTGTTATAATACCCCATAGTTCAGGAGAGGAAAATAACTTCTAGCTACTACCCTAAGGgacgcaagtggcgctgtgggttaaaccacagagcctagggcttgctgatcaggtcggcggttcgaaaccccgcgatggggtgagctcctgttgctccgtcccagctcctgcccacctagcagttcgaaagcacgtcaaaaagtgcaagtagataaataggtaccgctccagtgggaaggtaaacagatttctgtgcgctgctctggttcgccagaagcggcttagtcatgctggccacatgacccggaagctgtacgccagctcccttggccagtaatgcgaggtgagtgccgcaaccccagagttggacacgaccggacctaatgttcaggggtccctttacctttaccttactacccTAAAATGTGAGATTGAGATCTTGATTATTTCCTATATATGTTTCAATCATAACAGCTTAGTTTAGTTTTAAACAGATATTTTTGcttgttgtaaataaaattaaaagattttatttttcGCAATATCAACATTGAGGAGAAAGGAAACTACAATTTCATCAAAATTTAGGGTTGTACTGCAGTTGCTTCAAAAATCACTTACGTTCTACTATCAATGCCTAAATGGTCTTTAAATTGTCTGTCTGATTTTACTTTCAGGACACTGGTGTGGGCAAGTCAAGCATTGTATGGCGCTTTGTAGAAGACAGCTTTGATCCCAACATCAATCCAACAATTGGGTGAGACAGTGAACAAAACTAACAACTTAGGGAGATATAGCactaaacatagaatcatagaatgtagagttggaagggacttcaagggtcatctagtccaaccccttgcaatgcaggaatcttttgcccaatgtagggcttgaacccacaaccctgaaattaagagtcttgtgctctgccATCTGGGCTATCCTATCCCAGCTCAGTTCAATGTAGGAACTTTGTGCATAGAAACATCTCATGTAGGAGTATAAAGTTCAATGCAAATGGAATTGCCAGATGCCACCCCCGCCCCTGTTTCCCAGCTGCAAACTAAaaaactcacagggttgttcaaAGAAAAGAGCTGCTGATTCTACTGAAAAAAATCTATACAATTAATTGTGGACAACACTCTTTTAATAAAAGGCAAAGTGGCTTAAAGAAATACTTAATCTTCTCCCAACTGGGCTGCTGCTAAATTTTCCCCATGGTCTCAGGCATGTCTGTAAGTTATATAGGAATAGTACTGGAACTGTACTCTCAATCTCTTAACTGTGGTGAAAAGGGGTTCAGCATTAGATCAATACTGGTCCCAAATCACTGACTTCTACTTTCCCACTTATATGCCATGCAACACACAGTTTACTTGGATTTTAGCATTTCCACAAAGGCAGTTGGATCCACATCCATTTCTAAAGCTATATACTTTGCCTTGTTTGCTGGCAGCCAATAATACTGAGATTCTCCCTGAGTAAATGTGTCACAGTTTTCATAGATATGCAGAACCTGAATCATGTAGAACTACAACTTTTagtttcattctttctttcttttttaatggccaGTGTATCAAGTAAAAGGTTAAATTTCAAAGTGGCTTCTAAATAGTAAACAATCCTGAGCAGATCAAGAATGGAGCTCACAGCAGTTTGTATTTTCCTCCATTTGATAGCATCAATGAATTCAAAAAGCTACACTTTTTATTTGAGACTCCTTTCATTTCACATATCACTCTTAGATCAGTGTAAGTAGATTTGTCATGTAGAAAAGTTGGCCCCCCTAAACATGAAACCAACTGTTTGTACAGCTTAGGCTGTTGTTCTTGACTCATGTAGGATGACTGCCCACCTTGATCTTGCAAATAAACTATTTTACATTTCATAAAATGAACATTTTGTCCTAGTAGGCAAAAGGTGTAGAAGGGCCTTTACAGTTTCAGTGCACAATGTGTAGTgcttgaattgggggggggggggagttaagaaGACTGTTAAGGAAATCCTCAAGCTTTGATCCCTGACTCTCCCCCCAATTTTAGCCAAATCATGTCTCAATAGCCTTCTAAAAACAGTAACACATAATTGTACAGTGAGGTTACATTTTAAGCATACAGCTATTCACTTTCTTGTACAGTTTGTGACCTGCTCTTGTTGAAACCAAATTGATTTTGTTTGTCTCAACGATCCAAAAGAGAGTAAGCTAGCTTATCTTCCTACACTAGCCCTTCTAAGATGCAATTGGATTGTTGTTGCCTGAAGCATTTTCCTGtctaaataaatgcttttttatCAATAGATAGAGAAAAGATAAAATGTACAAACTTTATTCCTTCCATGTCTAAAATAATGGATCTATATAGCCAGTATATGAGGGTTGTACCTATCTGGATTCTGTACAATGGAGTTAATATGATCCTTAATATTTATGAATGGGGAAGGTTATAAGGTGGTGGTTTTTCTCACACGTTCATGCATTACATATTTTTCAGAGCATCTTTTATGACAAAGACAGTGCAGTATCAGAATGAGTTGCATAAATTCCTAATATGGGATACAGCCGGGCAAGAACGAGTAAGTAGATAACCCATtactttttatttgcaaaaagttGTGATGAAACCTTATAAAGCCTTTATTAATGTGCCATGGATGGCCATAATACATGTTCCTCTGATTACCCAAACAAGCCTGGAGTCATATATTGTACATTCTAGATTTAAATTTGTCTACTTCTTTTCCGACTTGCgtaactatatatttttaaatttttctgtgACACTGATGAGAGCTTGAAAGTAATGTAGGGTGTATATTTTTGCATACAATAGGAGCTTGAACGTTCTGCATTTCAAGCTTTGTCATTTGACACATTGTTGGTAGAGCTTTCATTTTCATGGAAGTGTTAAAAATCAAGGGCAGTTGTTGGGGACAAGCATAAGCCTCTCACAAACTATTTTGTTGGGCTGGAAGGTAGAGATGGGACATtctttccaccaccccccacatCCAGCTGAAGATCTGCAATACCATGTCCCCACTCCTTAAGCTGTCCTGCTGCCATAAGGCGTCCTGTCTTGCTAGTACATGCTGcatcttaacccccccccccagcccctgacTCCATATCCAGTCAGCTATTAGCtttcttaggaacataggaatctgtcttatactgagtcagactattggttttCAAGCATCTCGGAAtcctcaaaagaaaaagaaaaagaaaaaccattcaaAGGAAGTCACCCAATATCTGAAGTACACATTTTGTTTCAGGTACAGTGCAACCTTggttcgaacataatccgttccggaagacggtttgacttccgaaatgttcaaaaattgAGGATCAATGAACTGGCTGCAATCTCAATGGGGGAAAATGAAAAATGTGCCTTGGAAGCCGTTTGAATTCCGAGGTGCGTTCAAAAAGGGGGTTTCGACGTTTGGGTTCTGAATTGTTTGGATTCCGAGATGCTTGaaaaccaatagtctgactcagtataagacagcttcctatgttcctaagaaaGCTAATAGCTGACTGGATATGGAgtcaggggctgggggggggggggaatcaaacatTTGGCCAATAGCAGCTTGGCAAAGGATTTTCATTTAATACTGAAAatcttcagttttgtttttattctcttTAAGCAGCACAAGAACACAGGCTTTGTACTGTTAACTAATTGTCTTGGATTGTGCAGTACTTTCAAGAGAGGAAAAAGCAGGATCCTCTTTTCTATTTTTACTCTTGGAGTAAAACTTGCAACTTTTGCAATGGAAATAACATGATCCTTTGTCAGTGCTCTGACTCAGCACTGCAGTCTTCTCCCTTTacgctgttgttgtttagttgtttagtcgtgtccgactctttatgaccccatggaccagagcatgccaggcactcctgtcttccactgcctcccgcagtttggtcagactcatgttggtagcttcgagaacactgtccaaccatctcgtcctctgtcgtccccttctccttgtgccctccatctttcacaacatcagggtcttttccagggagtcttctcatgaggtggccaaagtattggagcctcagcttcaggatctgtccttccaatgaacactcagggctgatttccttaagaatggataggtttgatcttcttgcagtccacgggactctcaagagtctcctccagcaccataattcaaaagcatcaattcttcggcaaccagccttctttatggtccagctctcacttccatacattactactgggaaaaccatagctttaactatacagatctgaattgcaactaatcaccaaacttaaaaccatggagaaacctggtctgaacaaagacattggattcttatctcattatacatgacaaagctatctttagccatctcaccccttgcggttccctgtaagaccaattgcagtcgttaagagttgccaacaggttttccacacctatcagctgatcacccattcccaccacccttctgagtaatacccctccccactccctcactatatttaagtgtCTGGTGACTTACGTGTCAATCCAATTCCAACAGGGAAATCAGAGAACAAGGAAACAATTGCTTCAAAGTGAATCCACATTAATATCAATTTCTCTCATTCCTGAAAGGCCATCCTTGGTACTGGCTCTGTGAAGTACATCTTTAGTTGCTTTGCTATAGATTTTGAGTTTATTCCTTCATCTGCTTTCCCGTGCATTTCTTGCTAGTCTGTCATGGATGAAGCCTTGCCTTCACTGAGCttctaattacagtggtgccccgctagacgaaaataattcattctacgagttttttcgtagagcgaattttttgtctaccgaagcggcaatggagcgcggaggttttcgcgccaaaaaaattttttttccgtcttgcgaggcagccccatagacttttttgtcttgcggggcagccttccgctagacgaatgccttcgtctatctagtttttcgtcttgcgaggcattcgtctagcggggcaccactgtatttttcaaaataatttcCAGCTTCATTTTCTACCCAGTGTAATCCCTTTCAAACAAGAGTATTCCCTCTTTCTCTAAGTAAAAGGTGCATCTGAAAATTGCTTATCTGTATGCCTTTCTGTCTTTCTGTGTGGTCTTCTGTCATGCTCTAAAACACCTGTGCCTAGTATTCCAGGACTCCTCCCCTCAAAGTAGTTTAGCTACTGGGATGTGAAATAGTTGCTTGCTGTTTCCATCGACTACTTCTATTAGTCACCATGCTCGCAGTAAGTCTGAAACATGAATTTAGTTACGAAATcgtttctctttcttcctgttaATTGAGCATCAATTTAAATAATGCATTCTAGAGCTTGTTGTCCTAGAGTTTATATTTACCAGAACACAAAGGGAAGTGCAAATTAATATCTTCCATGTTCCAGTTAATGTGATAAGCAGTTTCCCTAACTGTACTAGCGAAATGCCCATTATTGTGATGGACAgtatgtgtgtggaggggagggctTACATTAGGAATGAAGAGCAGACTTTTACTACATCTCTGTCACCACATTCAGCACTCTGTTTTTAACCCTTGGAGTGGGTGGCTTATGAAAGCTCATGCTGAAATATGCAATATATTTAATGGTGAATGTTATACTGAGGACCAGGGACAGACATTTGGACCTATACCTGGCTATAAGAGTGCTATCCTGTGTCCAACTAGGATGAGCCCTGACGCAATATCTTGTACTCCTATTTTATGCTGTCCCTCTATAGGTGCTCTGCACACTTGCTGAGTCAGAATACATATGATTTACCAAACAACATGGACAGTTGTTATGTGAGCTTTCATAACCAGGAAAACTTAGGTTTGCTTCATGAGTTTCACAAAGAACACCTTTACTTACAAATGCCAGTGCTGTAGTAAACTATTTTTTAAGGTTTCAAAATGGTGTTTGAAGTTTATACATCACATATGCACAGTGTGTGTATACACTGTTGAAGGCTTACAAATAGTAAGAAAGCAACTATTCATACAACTCTAGTGAAGATACCAGTTGCTTCATGGCTGCACTCCTTTATTGAGAGCAGTTTCAcagattgatttaaaaaaacccacaaccctatgCACTCCATGTCATGGATCATGCTGCAGAGATGGCGTTTCAGTATTCTGGATGGAGTATACAAAAAGATGGCAGTGGGGGAATGTAAGTATGGCTCAAAGGTGTGTTCTTGGATACTTCCAAGTTCAGATTCCAAAAATGGtaagaacatttgcaaaatgaCAAGTGAGAGCTTGAAAAATCATCACATGATCTGAAACATGGATGGGGAAAGCTCCTTTGTTTAAATGGTATCCAACCTTTGTTCCTGGGCTCTTAACCTTAAAGTAAATGGTTCTGCTTACTATCATTGTATAGtttaactcaggcttcctcaacctcggccctccaggtgttttgagactacaattcccatcatccctgaccactggtcctgctagctagggatcatgggagttgtaggccagaaatatctggagggccgaggtttagGAAGCCTGATTTAACTTCACTATCGCAGATGGTGTAAAGTATCCATGTTTTGCTTATTAGGGCATAGTTGGATATAACACAAGGCAGAGATCTACTCCTTGCCATCCTCTACGCACCTTCCTCGGTATACAAATGCTGGCTGAGGTGTCTGTTATGGCTCAGAGTTATGTCGCATAGTGAGTAGAGCACAGTTGGGCATTTTCATTGCCCCAAAGGCCCACACATGGCAGTGGCACTGGTGGTGGGCAGGACCCTTTTATTTCttgctctctctcactcacacacacacatctacttCCTACCTTACCCAATATGCTGGGTGGCTGAAAAATCACTAACCTCATGCTGCTAAGTAATTTTTCGCTGCCATGTACAGGCTGTGGGTTGACCATCTGTTGTGATCTACTAGGACCAGAGAGATCTAAGTTTGAATAACCACTTGGCTTTGAATCCTGCTGAATGACCATGAGCCAGTCACTTTCTTTCTCTGCCTACCCTGTGTTGTTGTAAAGTTACAATGGGAGGGAGAGTCATGCACACTACACTGAGCTCGGAGGAagggtaaaataaaaatgtgacaaTAAAAATGATTCATTCATTATGAGGCATTTATGTCCTTTGTCCCAGACGCAGGTTATTTTTTACTGTATGACCTTTAATATGACCCAGAAGCCATTTTTACATATTTCTTCTCTTTGCAGTTCCGTGCTCTAGCGCCGATGTACTACCGAGGTTCTGCAGCAGCTATTATAGTTTATGACATCACAAAAGAGGTAACCAaagtattttttgggggaaaaaagttATCTGTTGGCAATAGCAACATGCTTGCTAATTCCATCACTTTAATTATAGGAAACATTTTCAACATTAAAGAACTGGGTGAAAGAACTTCGACAGCATGGACCTCCCaatattgttgttgctattgctgGAAATAAATGTGATCTTAACGATGTAAGGTAAATTAACCCTCATCTTATCTCGCTGCCTTTTATTGCGGTCATTCTTTGTAGTTAGAAATTTTCAGAAATTGGGTTTTATAAATTGCTGACTATTGAACCAGGTGTCGCACAGCGTAAATTAATAACGCAGAGTTTTTCAGTGAAAGAATaagagctttactgagttaaagtaaacttcttcataaacaacatggttccaaACAGTTTGACAGATTACATACTGACTCCGCTCACAACTGAGGCAGACTGACTCGGACTGAAATCTTACtgagaacacacagagaaaatggctgctacttataaggagaatgagtcacatgtcagagTGACTCAACAGTTAGCAGTTAGGCCTGAATAACTTTAGTAGACCCGAATGATTGTGC
This genomic interval carries:
- the RAB22A gene encoding ras-related protein Rab-22A, which codes for MALRELKVCLLGDTGVGKSSIVWRFVEDSFDPNINPTIGASFMTKTVQYQNELHKFLIWDTAGQERFRALAPMYYRGSAAAIIVYDITKEETFSTLKNWVKELRQHGPPNIVVAIAGNKCDLNDVREVMEKDAKDYADSIHAIFVETSAKNAININELFIEISRRIPSTDTNPPSSGKGFKLRRQPSVTKRSCC